One segment of Victivallis lenta DNA contains the following:
- a CDS encoding AAA family ATPase, whose amino-acid sequence MRNLNRDSKDTMREVVEKSRRLETFLRRQIIGQETVIGSFSDCIKYGWCQLSTPNRPRGTLFLLGPTGVGKTESVRAAAEFMYGSPDARLLRLDMSEFSRQAGEEALVNLLGTPGGKSPGRLERFLEENDEGIILYDEIEKAHPQLFTILLQQLDAARITLNNNRTYNLERFFLIATSNIGAHLFQSAKHLSERRLQQSLEMQLKERFSPEFVARFGKFNHEILIFRPLKPEHLRLIARKFYAQLLPVYRGTHRIDIRGFSADLIEETIRSIDNTRNGARELRSSVERTIREFMFELLCSPEKERTGWLDLAPGGSRQLILLPKPNQTKEFHSCY is encoded by the coding sequence ATGAGAAACCTGAACAGAGATTCAAAAGACACCATGCGGGAAGTCGTCGAGAAAAGCCGTCGTCTGGAAACTTTTCTGCGCCGGCAGATCATCGGACAGGAGACCGTCATCGGGTCGTTTTCCGACTGCATCAAATACGGCTGGTGCCAACTCAGCACTCCCAACCGGCCGCGCGGAACCCTGTTTCTGCTCGGCCCCACCGGTGTGGGGAAAACGGAATCCGTCCGGGCCGCGGCAGAGTTCATGTACGGTTCGCCCGATGCGCGGCTGCTGCGGCTCGATATGTCGGAGTTTTCACGCCAGGCCGGAGAGGAGGCGCTGGTCAACCTGCTCGGTACTCCCGGCGGAAAATCTCCGGGCCGTCTTGAGCGCTTCCTCGAAGAGAACGACGAGGGCATCATCCTTTACGATGAAATCGAAAAGGCGCATCCGCAGCTTTTCACGATCCTTCTGCAGCAGCTGGATGCCGCGCGGATCACACTCAACAACAATCGCACCTACAATCTCGAACGCTTTTTCCTGATCGCCACCTCCAATATCGGCGCTCACCTTTTCCAAAGCGCAAAACACCTCAGCGAACGCCGGCTGCAGCAGAGTCTGGAGATGCAGTTGAAAGAGCGGTTTTCTCCCGAATTCGTCGCCCGTTTCGGCAAATTCAACCATGAAATCCTGATCTTCCGGCCGCTCAAGCCGGAACACCTGCGGCTGATCGCCCGTAAATTCTATGCGCAGCTGCTTCCGGTCTACCGGGGAACGCACCGGATCGATATCAGGGGCTTTTCGGCCGATCTGATCGAGGAAACGATCCGCTCCATCGACAATACGCGCAACGGCGCGCGCGAGCTTCGCAGCTCCGTCGAGAGAACCATCCGAGAATTTATGTTCGAACTGTTGTGCTCCCCGGAAAAAGAACGAACCGGCTGGCTCGATCTTGCTCCCGGCGGATCGCGGCAGTTGATTTTGCTTCCCAAACCCAATCAAACAAAGGAGTTCCATTCATGTTACTGA